GAAGGTGGAGATCCGGGTGCGGGCTCCCGACGCCTTCACGTTGATCATCGTCTGGCCGATCATGGCGCAACCGCCCATGCCGCCGAAGAGTCCCGTGACGATGTTCGCGACGCCCTGGCCCCACCCCTCACGGGTCTTGTCGGACCGGGTGTCGGTGATGTCGTCGACGAGCTTCGCGGTCATCAACGACTCCAGCAGGCCCACCAGGGCCATCGCGACGGCGTACGGCGCGATGATCTGCAGGGTCTCCAGGGTGAAGGGCACGTCGGGGATCAACCACTGCGGAAGGCTGCTGGGCAGCTCGCCCTCGTCGCCGACGTCCGGCACCGCGATGCCGGCGGCGACGGTGAGGAAGGTCAGCGCCACGATCGCGACCAGCGGGGCGGGGACCACCGTGGTGAGTCGGGGCAGGCCGAACATGACCAGCAGGCCCGCGCCGATCATGGGGTACACCACCCACGGCACGTCGACCATGTAGGGCACCTGGGCGAGGAAGATCAGGATGGCGAGCGCGTTGACGAAGCCCACCATCACCGATCGCGGGATGAAGCGCATGAGCCGCGCGACGCCGATGAGGGACAGCACGATCTGCAGGACACCCGCCAGCAGCACGGTCGCGATCAGGTAGTCGAGCCCGTGCTGCATCACCAACGGGGCGATCACGAGCGCGATGGCGCCGGTGGCCGCCGAGATCATGGCCGGACGCCCGCCCACGAAGGCGATGGTCACGGCCATCGTGAAGGACGCGAACAGGCCCACGCGCGGATCCACCCCGGCGATGATCGAGAAGGAGATGGCCTCGGGGATGAGGGCCAGTGCGACGACCAGGCCGGCCAGCACCTCCGTCCGCAGGGCTCGTGGCGAGGCCAGCGCTGCTCGCACGGTCGCGGGACGACCGGTGTCCGGCTCGGGCGCGGGGATGAACGACATGCGGCTCCAGACCATGGCGGGGCGGGGCTCCGCGGAGCCCGAAGAACAGGGAGGGAGGGACGGCCCCGCGGGAGCGGCCATGAGGCCACCGCGCGAGGAGCCCGCCGGGCGCGAAGGATGCCGCGACGACCTCGGGGGCAACTCTATCCTCACGGAAGGGTTGGTTCGATCCGATGTGGCCGTGGACGGCCCCGAAGTGGGCAGACTCACACCGGCGGTCGGAGGTGGGAGGCGCGGACCGCCCTGCCGTAGGGTGAGGTTCGCCCTTTCCCCGATCCGCGGAGTCCCTCATCAGCACTGCACCCACGACCCGCTCGGTCGGCGACGAAGCGGCTCGCAGACGGACCTTCGCGATCATCTCGCACCCCGACGCGGGCAAGTCGACCATGACCGAGGCCCTGGCCCTGCACGCCCGGGCCATCGGCGAGGCCGGGGTCACCCACGGCAAGGCCGGTCGGCGCGCGACGGTGTCGGACTGGATGGACATGGAGCAGGAGCGCGGCATCTCGATCGCGTCCACGGCGCTGCAGTTCGAGTACCGCGACCACATCGTGAACCTGGTCGACACCCCCGGTCACGCCGACTTCAGCGAGGACACGTACCGGGTGCTGTCGGCGGTCGACTTCGCGGTGATGATCCTGGACGCGGCGAAAGGGCTGGAGCCGCAGACCCTGAAGCTGTTCAACGTGTGCCACCGCAGTGGCATCCCGGTGATCACGGTCGTCAACAAGTGGGACCGGCCCGGCATGGACCCGTTGGAGCTGCTCGACGAGATCGAGCAACGCATCAAGATCGTCCCCACCCCCGTCACGTGGCCGATCGGGATCGCCGGGGAGTTCCACGGCGTCATCGACCGGCGCCGCGACACCGCCGTGGCGTACACCCGGACCGCGGGCGGGGCCACGCGGGCGGGCGAGGACGACCTCACCGCCGACGAGGCCGCGCAGCGCTTCGGCGTCGACCACGCCGACGCGCTCGAGGGGGTCGAGCTGCTGGAGAGCGGCGGCCACACCCACGACCACGACCGGTTCCTCGCCGGCGAGACCACTCCCGTGCTCTTCACCTCCGGAGCCCTCAACCTCGGTGTCCATCCGCTCCTCGACTGCATCGTCGAGCTCGGACCGGCGCCCCGACCCCGGCCCGCCGTCGGCGGTGGACGCCGTGAGGTCGACGACGACTTCAGTGCCGTCGTGTTCAAGGTCCAGGCGGGCATGGACAGCAACCACCGCGACCACGTCGCCTTCGCCCGGGTCTGCTCCGGGGTGTTCGAGCGCGGCGTGGTCGTCACCCACGCGCAGTCAGGGCGACCGTTCGCCACCAAGTACGCCCTCAGCATGTTCGGACGCGACCGCGAGACGGCCGACCAGGCCTACCCCGGCGACGTCATCGGCCTGGTCAACGCCTCCCACCTGGCCATCGGCGACACCCTGCACGCGGGCGACCCGGTCACCTTCCCGCCGATCCCGAAGTTCGCGCCGGAGCACTTCGCCGTCATCAGCGCCCGCGACCCCTCCCGCTACAAGCAGTTCCGGCGCGGCATCGAGCACCTCGACCGCGAGGGGGTCGTGCAGGTGCTGCGCTCCCCCGCCCGTGGCGACCAGGCGCCGGTGCTGGCGGCGGTCGGCCCGATGCAGTTCGAGGTGGTCACCCACCGGCTGTTGCGGGAGTTCTCCACCGAGACGCGACTGGACCACCTGCCCTACACGATGGCGCGCAGCTTCGACCCGACGTTCCGGGAGGACCTCGCCGGCCATCGCGGCGCCGAGACGTTCACCCGCAGCGACGGCACCGACCTGATCCTGTTCACGGACCGGTGGAGGATGCAGTCGATCGCCCGCGAGGTGCCCCACGCGACGTTGGAGACGCTGGCCGCGGACGCGGACGCCTGACCGACGCGCGATCAGGCCGTGCGGTCGAGCGGATCGCGCGAGAACCACGCGAGGCCCAGGTCCGGACCGAGGCTGGTCTCCCTCACCAGTTCCAGGCCGGCCGACTCCAGGTGGGTCCGCAGCTCGCCGAAGTGGTGGTCCGGCGACGGGTGGAACTCCAGGACGAAGCGGCGGACCGGCGCCAGCAGGCCCGGGTCGGTGCCGAGCAGGATGTCGTACTCGGCCCCTTCGGCGTCGAGCTTGACCAGGTCGACCGTGTCGCCGGCGTCGGCCATGACCTCGACGAAGCTGCGCGCCGCGACCTCGATGGTCGTGCTGCCGGCCTGTCCCAGGTAGAGGACGCCGTTGTGCGCCCGCCCGGGCCCGTTGTCGGCCATGCGGAACGACCCGGTGCGAGCCGCGACCGCCATCCGGTGCACGGTGACGCGCTCGGCGAGCCCGTTGGTCTCGACGTTGCCGACGGTGTACTCCCCCGTCGACGGCGTGGGCTCGTACGACGCCACCGAGCCACCGGGGAACCGACGGGCGAAGGCCATCGCGAAGCACCCGACGTGGGCACCGATGTCGACCGCGACGGCATCGGACCGCAGGTCGCCGGTGAACCACTCGAACGCGTACTCGTCCTCGACGAACACCTCGAGCACGGGGCCCCAGGCGGCCGGTGAGTTCAGGGTGCGGACGCGCAGACCGTCGACCTCGAACACCACGTCCTGCCGCCGGGTCGCGATGGACCACAGGATGGCCCACGGGTTGTCGAAGTGCGTGAACACCTGACGGACCCGCAGCACGAGCTGACGGACGACGAACGTGACGGACATACCAACCCCCTTGGCACCGGTGGTCCCGCCGGATGCTCGAGGCGGGATCCGGCCACTGTACGGGAGGGCTGGTGCGCGACGGGGGAACCACCACTGGTGGGGAGGGTGGGGCTCGAACCCACGACCCAGGGATTATGAGTCCCCTGCTCTGACCGGCTGAGCTACCTCCCCGGAGCCGCTAGCGTAGCGACATGGAACCCTCTCCCCTGGAGCACGTCGACGAGAACTGGCAGCGCGCCCTCGTGGTGGTCGCGCACCCCGACGACGTCGAGTTCGGTGCTGCCGCCGCCGTCGCCCGCTGGACCGGGCAGGGCAAGGAGGTCGTGTACTGCATGGTCACCAGCGGGGAAGCAGGGATCGACGCGATGCACCCCGACGAGGCCCGTCGGGTCCGCGAGGCCGAGGAGATCGAGTCGGCCCGCATCGTGGGGGTCGACGTGGTGGAGTTCCTCGGCCTGCCCGACGGCATCGTGGAGTACGGGGTGCCGCTGAGGCGGGAGATCTGTGCCGTCATCCGGCGGCACCGTCCCGAGATCCTGGTGACCGGCAACTTCCACGACACGTGGGGCGGCTCCACACCGAACCAGCCCGACCACATCGCCGTGGGTCGGGCGACCCTGGACGCGGCCGGCGACGCGGGCAACCGGTGGATCTTCACCGAACAGCTCACCGACGGACTGCAGCCCTGGGGCGACGTCCGGCAGGTCTGGGCGGCCGGCTCACCGCAGGCCGGACACGCGGCCGACATCACGGACACCTTCGACCGGGGGGTCGCGTCGCTCGAGGCGCACCGCGCCTACATCGACGGACTGGGGTGGGAGAACTTCGATCCCGCCGAGATGCTGGAGGGTCAGTCGCGGCCGGCCGGGTCCCGGCTCGGGGTCACCCATGCCACCACCTTCGAGGTCCACAGCCGCACGTGGGGCGATTGAGGCTGCGCCCGCCGCCGGTTCAGCGCCGCGCGACCAGCAGGGGTTGAGCGGCCAGGCCGACGAGCCCGTGGTCGTCGCTGATGCGACCCTCGGCCAGACCGAGGCCATCGGGACCGAAGGTCGTGCGGGCGTCCAGCAGCATCCACTCGCCCGCCAGTTCACCCTGCAGCGTCACCGTCAGGGTCGGCGGGATGAACCACCACTCGTCGATGGGCAGGCCGCCGGACAGCCCGTTGGTGGAGTCGGCCACCACCACCAGCAGCCGCTGCAGCGGCGAGATCGTCTCCCCGGCCACCAGGGGCACCCGCACGCGGGTCCACACCACCGCAGGCCCGGGGGCGTCCGGACCGCCGCTCACGTACCGCCACTCGACGGCGTGCCCGTACCCCCAGTCGTCGGGGAAGCCGGGTGCGAAGCTCGTCGAGGCGACCTCCGGCCGCGCCGGGACCGGCTCCGCCCGGGCCAGGGGTGCGGTGGACCCGGACGTCCGGCGGATCCGCCAGGCCGTGGCCGACGCCGCCACCCGGTCGCCGGCCCACAGCTCGGCCCGCAGCATCTCGACCCGACGACCCGGACGCACCACCTCGACCGTGGTGCGGACCGGTCCCCGCGGGACCGGTCCGAGCAGGTCGACGGTGATGCGGCTGATCGCCATCGCGTCGTCGTCGCCGGTCCGCTCCATGGCACGCGCCAGCAGGGCGGACGGCGGGCCACCGTGCTGCTGGCTGCGGTCCCACGGACTCTCGGTGGCCCGGGTCGCCTCGAACTCGTCGTCGCCCACCGGCACGTAGAACGCTTCGTCGGTCACGCTCCGGACTGTAGCCCGAGCCGTGACGACGACGGGCCGGGAACATGACGTTCCCGGCCCGTGGTCGTTCGGTGCTCCCCCGGCTGGACTCGAACCAGCAACCCTTCGATTAACAGTCGAATGCTCTGCCAATTGAGCTACAGGGGATCGGCTCCTGAACCAGGAGCACGGTGCACCACCCTAGCAAGTCCTCGACGGAGGCGGTGCATGGCCCGGGTCTCCAGGACGCGTACCTGGTGGACGCTGATCCCGAGCAGCTGCGACACCTCGTGCCGGGCGCGCGGCGGACCCGGCAGCTCGCCGATCCGGTACCGCAGGCGGAGCACCTCGGGCACATCGATCCCGTCCAGGGCCGAGGCCGGTGTGGTGGTCCCGGCGAGGTCTCGCGGCAGCTCGGGCTCGACGACGGGGACGGCGGCTCGCATGGCGTCGCCGATCCACCACCAGGCGTAGGTGCCGAGCCGCACCCCACGGTCGGGGTCGAACCGGTCGACCGCCGCGATCAGTCCCACGGTGCCGCACTGGATCGCGTCGCCCAGCGCATCACCGGTGAAGCCGAGCAGACGGGCCCGCATCGCCACCAGTCGCAGCCCCGAGACGATCAGCTGCTCCCGCGCCGCCGCGTCGCCGGCTCGGGCAGCCCGGGAGAGCTCGACCTCCCGCTCGCGATCCAGCACCGGCAGCTCCAGGATCCGGTGGACGTAGTGCGTGGTGGACGACATGGGTCCACCGTGCCGACGCTCCACCCTCAGGGTCGACCGTCCGCCGGGGCCTGTGGACGGCGTGCCCGCGGCCCGGCCCTGGGGACGAGGAGGTCAGTCCGCGACGGTGCCGTCGACGGCCCTGTCCCGCAGGACCCGGTGCTGCTGCTCCAGCGCGATCAGCTCGCCGAACATCCGGTTGTAGGACTCCGCCTCGTCGACGGGGTTGGTCCGTTGCAGCTTGCTCTTGAGGTCGGCGACCTGACGTCCGAGCGTCAGCGCCTGCAGTCGGAACACCGAGACCGCGACCATCGCCGCCGTGGAGGTCTCGCGGGCGCGCAGCGGTTCGACGGCGGCGACCGCCAGGATCGGTCGGAGGTCCTCGTCGAGGGACTCCGCCACCTTCGGGATCCACGAGGCGTCCTCGGCCGTCGGCCAGGGCTCGGCCGCGAGCGCCGCCCACAGGCGCCGGGCCACCGGATGGGTGAAGTCGTTCTCGCCGAGGTCGTCGGCGACCGAGCCGACGAGGTGCGGGTACTGGGCGATGGCCTTCAGCGCCTCACGCTCGTCGGTGAACTCCGGGGCTCCGAAGGGTGGACCTGCCGGGACCGCGGGGACGGGGGTGTCGTCGGGTGCGTCGACGGACGAGCGACGTGGCGCCGGGCGGGCCGCCGGCCTGGCTCCCGATGCCGCCGAACGGCGGTGCTCGGTCCGTACCTGGTCGACCTCGACCCCGACCCGACCGGCGATCTCGCGCAGGAAGGCCTCGACCTTCGCGTGGTCGCGGATGGCCACCACCAGACCGACCGCCTCACGGACGGCGTCGACCCGCTGGTCTCCACGGTCGAGGTCGTAGCGCTCCAGGATGCTGTCGAGCACGAACCGGTACAGCGGGACCCGCGAGGCGATCAGCTCGCGCACCGCGGGATCGCCGTCGGCCATCCGCAGGTCGCACGGGTCCATGCCCCGCGGTTCGATCGCCACGTACGTCTGACCGGCGAACTCCTGGTCTCCCTCGAAGGCCTTGACCGCCGCCCGCTGGCCGGCCTCGTCGCCGTCGAAGGTGAAGATGACCTCCCCCCGGAACGCGTCGTGGTCGAGCATGATGCGGCGCAGGATGCGGGTGTGGCCCTCGCCGAACGCGGTGCCGCAGGTCGCGATCGCCGTGGTGACACCGGCGACGTGGCACGCCATCACGTCGGTGTAGCCCTCGACGACGACGGCCTGGCTCGACCCGGAGATCTGCCGACGCGCCAGGTCGATGCCGTAGAGCACCTGGCTCTTCTTGTAGATCGGCGTCTCCGAGGTGTTGACGTACTTGCCGCTCATGAAGTCGTCCTCGAACATGCGACGAGCGCCGAACCCGATGATCTCGCCGGTCATCTCGCGGATCGGCCACAGCAGGCGGCCCTGGAAGACGTCGAACATCCCGCGGGAGGAGCGCCGGGCCAGTCCGCCGACGAGCAGCTCCTCCTCGGTGAACCCGCGACCGGTGAGGTGCGCCGTCAGGGCGGTTCCGCTGCGCGGCGCCCACCCCATGCCGAAGGTCTCGGCGTGGGCGGAGGTGAACCCCCGGTCGGTGACCAGCTGGCGACCGGGCTGCGCCTCCGCGCTCGTGGTGAGGGCGGCGGCGTAGAACTCGCCGGCCATCCGGTGTGCCTCCAGCAGCCGCTGGCGCTGGCGAGGGTCGCGGCGCGGGCCGGACCGCTGCCCGTCCTCCTCGTAGCGCACCTGGATGCCGTACCGGCCGGCCAGCCGCTCGACCGCCTCGGCGAAGGGCAGGCCCTCGATCTCCATGAGGAACTTGATCGAGTCGCCGCCGGCACCGCAGCCGAAGCAGTGGTAGAAGCCCTGGGCCGGGCGCACGTTGAACGACGGGGTCTTCTCGTCGTGGAACGGGCACAGCCCCTTGCGGGCGCCGCCGCCGGCGTTGCGCAGCGTGACGTACTGCTCGACGACCTCGTCGATGCGCGCGCGTTCGCGGACGAGCTGGATGTCCTCGTCCTTGATCAGCGCCATGCGCGCATCCTAGGCCGACCGGTCACAGCCGCAGGCGCTCCGCCCACACGGGTGCGGAGAGGTCGGTGAGGCTCGCGACCTGGTCGATGACGACCCGCAGTCGGGCTGCGTCGTCCGTGGCCCGGGCGAAGTCCTGCGCCAGGTCCGGTTCGAGGTCGCGTCCCTCGCGCGCGGCGAGTGCGGCGACCAGACCCGCGAGCAGGTCCCGCTGGGCGCGCAGGTCCTCGGCCCGGTCGGTCGCCCGCATGACGTAGTGGGCCGCCACCGACTTCAGGACGGTGATCTCGTCCCGCGTGGCGTCCGGGACCTCCAGGTCGGCCTCGTACCGCACCAGCGGACCTCGTCCCCACCGCTCGACGGTCGCCGCGTGGGCAGCGGTGGCGAACCGCCCGATGAGGGCACTGGTGAGACCCTTCAGCGCCGCCATCGACTCCCGTCCGGCACCGAGCGGCCGGGTCGGCCACTCCGGGAGACGTTGCAGCCGATCCCAGGCCGCCGAGAACCGGTCGTCGGGCAGGCTCGGGTCGTACCAGTCCCGGGCGACGCCGAGCACGGCCGGTCCGTCGACGTCGAGCAGGTCGAACCAGCCCCCCACGACGCCGTCCTCGACGTCGTGCACGGAGTAGGCTATGTCGTCGGCGAGGTCCATCACCTGCGCCTCGACCGGTCGCCGGGGCGCCGGCGCTCCGGCCACCACCCAGTCGAAGATCGGGCGGTCGTCGGCGTACACCCCGAACTTGCCGCTCCCGTCGGGAGCGGCGCCCCGCTCCCACGGGTACTTGACGCACGCGGCCAGGGTGGCGCGGGTCAGGTTGAGGCCGACGCCGACCCCGCCGGCCGTGATGGTCTTGGCCTCCAGCCGGGTGAGCAGTCGCAGGGTCTGGGCATTCCCCTCGAACCCGCCGCACGCCGCGGCCACAGCGTCGAGCGCCACCTCACCGTTGTGTCCGAACGGCGGGTGCCCGAGGTCGTGGGCCAGGGCCGCGGAGTCGACCACGTCGGGGTCGCACCCGAGCGACGCACCGAGCTCGCGGGCGACCTGCGCGACCTCGAGGGAGTGCGTGAGCCGGTTGCGCACGAAGTCGTCGAAGCCGGCCCCCATGACCTGCGTCTTGGCCGACAGCCGTCGCAGCGCCGAGGAGTGCACGATCCTGCCGCGGTCGCGCTCGAACGCGGTCCGTCCCGCGCGCTTGGGCGGCTCGGCGACGTAGCGGGCGCGCGCCTCGGCGCCGTAGCTCGTCGTCACCTGCAGCACCGTAGTCGCCGGGGCGCCCCGCGGCGACTCCCCCGTCGGGCGGTGGATGTGCGACCGTCTGGGCGCTCATTCGGTCGCAGGCACACCTCCCACCGATGGTCACCACCATTCGGTCGCGGATCCACCGCCCGGACGGGGGTCACCAGCGGCCCTGGCGGGGGCGTGGCTGGCAGGCGGGGCACCAGAAGGACGAGCGGTTCATGAAGGGGCTGCGGCGCATCGGCGTGGTGCACCGGTCGCACGGCTCACCCTCGCGGCCGTAGGCGTGCAGCGACCGGTCGAAGTAGCCGCTCTGCCCGTTGACGTTGACGTAGAGGGCGTCGAAGGAGGTGCCGCCCTGCTCCAGGGCCGCCCGCATGACGTCGGTGACGTGCTCGACGAGTGCGTCGATCTCGGCCCTTCGCAGGTGCCGGGTGTTGCGCGCGTAGTGCAGCGGCACGCGCCACAGCGCCTCGTCGGCATAGATGTTGCCGATGCCCGACACGAGGGTCTGGTCCAGCAGGGCGCGCTTGACCCCGGTCTGCCGGCGTCGCAGCCTCGCCGAGAACTCCTCGGCATCGAACGCCGGGTCGAGCGGGTCACGGGCGATGTGCGCCATCGCCGCCGGCACCCCGTCGGACACCTGATCGCTGACGGCCAGCCCGCCGAAGATCCGCTGGTCGACGAAGTGCAGCCGGGTGCCGTCGTCCAGGTCCAGACCGACGCGCAGGTGCCGCGGGTCCGGGGTCTGCTCGGTGCCGATCAGCATCTGACCACTCATGCCGAGGTGCGCGGTGAGCGCCGAGCCGTCGTCCAGCGGCAGCCACAGGTACTTGCCCCGGCGGCAGGCGTCGACGACGGTGCGACCGCGCAGCCGATCGGCGAAGTCGACGGGCCCCGGCAGGTGCCGGCGCAGGGACCGCGCGTCGAGCACCCGGACGTCCGACACCGTGCGCCCCACGACGTGGTCCACCAGGCCGAGGCGGACCACCTCGACCTCGGGCAGCTCAGGCACGGGCGGAGGCGTCCTCGAGCTCGTCGGCGAGGGTGCGCCAGGCGATCTCGGCGACCTCCTGCTCGGCCTCCTTCTTGGACCGGCCCGCGCCTCCGGCGAACACCCGCTCCCCCAGGTGGACCTCGGCGGTGAAGGAACGGGCGTGGTCGGGCCCGGTGCCCTCGAGGTGGTAGCGCGGCACCCCGAGCCCGTGGTGGGCCGCCATCTCCTGCAGGGAGGTCTTCCAGTCAAGGGCCGCGCCGAGCGAGGCCGCGTCGGCCATCACGGGGTCGAACACCCGGTGCACCACCTCGGCGGCCCGCTCGATGCCGAACTGCAGGAACACCGCCCCGATGACGGCCTCGACCGTGTCGGACAGGATCGACGCCTTGTCGCGACCGCCGGTGGTCTCCTCACCGCGACCGAGACGCACGACGTCGCCGATCCCCAGCGTCCGCGCCACGACGGCGAGCGCCTTGGCACTGACGACCGCCGCGCGCAGCTTCGCCAGCTGGCCCTCGGGCAGGTCCGGGTGGGCGCGGAACAGCGAGTCGGTCACGACGAGGCCCAAGACGGAGTCGCCGAGGAACTCCAGCCGTTCGTTGTTCGGGATCTGACCGTTCTCGTAGGCGTACGAGCGGTGGGTCAGGGCATGACGAAGGAGTTCCGGATCAAGATCCGGAACTCCCAGCACGTCCCGCAGGGCATCCACGGGAGCGAGGTCCGTCAGAGGACCTGACGACGCTCGCCACGGGCCCCGTACTGGCCGCACTCGGTGCAGGCGCGGTGCGGGACGACCTTGCTGTCGCACGTGGGGCTGGCGCAGTCGACCAAGGGGGTCTTGGTCGTCTTCCACGCCGAACGACGGTGGCGCGTGTTGCTGCGCGACATCTTCCGCTTCGGGACTGCCACGGTTACTCCTCGGGTTGCTCGGTCAATCGGGTCAGGGCCGTCCACCGGGGGTCGATCGGCTCGCCGTGCGTGTGATCGGGATCATCCGCGAGCCGTGCACCGCAATCGGGGCACAGTCCCGGACACTCCGGACCACACAACGGGTGAAGCGGCAGGGCGAACACCACCGCGTCGGTCAGTACGGGTTCGAGGTCGAGCAGGTCGCCCTCGAGGGCCACCACGTCGTCGGCTTCCTCCTGGCTGGAGGGCCGGTCGTAGAGGTACAGCTCCTGGAAGTCGACGTCGAGATCCTCCTCCACGTCGTCCAGGCACCGCACACACTCGCCGGTGGCACGGGCCGAGGCCGTTCCTGTCGCCAGGACACCGTCCATCACTGCCTCGAGCCGCAGCTCGATGTCCAGCTCAGAACCCTCGGCCACGCCGTAGACGTCGTAGCCCAGACGCACCGGCGCCTCGACCGACAGGTGGTACGTGCGCTCGTTGCCCGGTCGCCGACCCAGTTCGTAGGTGTCAACCACCAGCGGTCCCGACTGCACGCCTGTCCATCCGTCGAAGTGCACAACACATCTCGGCCCGCAAGCAGGCCGACGATCATGGTAACCCGTGCGGGAGCGCCGGAGCCAATCGGCCGGACGGGGCGAGCCCGCTCCCCCGTCCGCCACCGGAAACGTCGGCGGACGGTGGCAGGCTGCCGTCGTGACCGAGGGTACCGTCCTGCACGCCGACCTCGACGCGTTCTTCGCGTCGGTCGAGCAGCGCGACGACCCCCGTCTGCGGGGTCGGCCGATCATCGTCGGCGGCGGGGTCGTGCTCGCGGCGTCCTACGAGGCCAAGGCCTTCGGCGTCCGCACCGCCTCGAGCCTGCGGGAGGCACGGCGAGCCTGCCCGGCCGCGATCGTGGTGCCGCCGCGGTTCGAGGCGTACACCCGGGCC
The Aeromicrobium marinum DSM 15272 genome window above contains:
- a CDS encoding SulP family inorganic anion transporter, producing MSFIPAPEPDTGRPATVRAALASPRALRTEVLAGLVVALALIPEAISFSIIAGVDPRVGLFASFTMAVTIAFVGGRPAMISAATGAIALVIAPLVMQHGLDYLIATVLLAGVLQIVLSLIGVARLMRFIPRSVMVGFVNALAILIFLAQVPYMVDVPWVVYPMIGAGLLVMFGLPRLTTVVPAPLVAIVALTFLTVAAGIAVPDVGDEGELPSSLPQWLIPDVPFTLETLQIIAPYAVAMALVGLLESLMTAKLVDDITDTRSDKTREGWGQGVANIVTGLFGGMGGCAMIGQTMINVKASGARTRISTFLAGVFLLVLVVGFGDVVAMIPMAALVAVMIVVAVSTFDWHSVRPATLRRMPKSETAVMAITVAATVLTHNLAIGVGAGVVTAMVMFARRVAHFTQVVVVDHPDEDTCVYKVVGELFFASSNDLVYQFDYAGDPQNVIIDMSESHIWDASTVAALDAVETKYRAKGKNVDIQGLNESSLHRHTRLAGNLGTGH
- a CDS encoding peptide chain release factor 3; the protein is MSHPDAGKSTMTEALALHARAIGEAGVTHGKAGRRATVSDWMDMEQERGISIASTALQFEYRDHIVNLVDTPGHADFSEDTYRVLSAVDFAVMILDAAKGLEPQTLKLFNVCHRSGIPVITVVNKWDRPGMDPLELLDEIEQRIKIVPTPVTWPIGIAGEFHGVIDRRRDTAVAYTRTAGGATRAGEDDLTADEAAQRFGVDHADALEGVELLESGGHTHDHDRFLAGETTPVLFTSGALNLGVHPLLDCIVELGPAPRPRPAVGGGRREVDDDFSAVVFKVQAGMDSNHRDHVAFARVCSGVFERGVVVTHAQSGRPFATKYALSMFGRDRETADQAYPGDVIGLVNASHLAIGDTLHAGDPVTFPPIPKFAPEHFAVISARDPSRYKQFRRGIEHLDREGVVQVLRSPARGDQAPVLAAVGPMQFEVVTHRLLREFSTETRLDHLPYTMARSFDPTFREDLAGHRGAETFTRSDGTDLILFTDRWRMQSIAREVPHATLETLAADADA
- a CDS encoding FkbM family methyltransferase, producing the protein MSVTFVVRQLVLRVRQVFTHFDNPWAILWSIATRRQDVVFEVDGLRVRTLNSPAAWGPVLEVFVEDEYAFEWFTGDLRSDAVAVDIGAHVGCFAMAFARRFPGGSVASYEPTPSTGEYTVGNVETNGLAERVTVHRMAVAARTGSFRMADNGPGRAHNGVLYLGQAGSTTIEVAARSFVEVMADAGDTVDLVKLDAEGAEYDILLGTDPGLLAPVRRFVLEFHPSPDHHFGELRTHLESAGLELVRETSLGPDLGLAWFSRDPLDRTA
- a CDS encoding PIG-L deacetylase family protein; this translates as MEPSPLEHVDENWQRALVVVAHPDDVEFGAAAAVARWTGQGKEVVYCMVTSGEAGIDAMHPDEARRVREAEEIESARIVGVDVVEFLGLPDGIVEYGVPLRREICAVIRRHRPEILVTGNFHDTWGGSTPNQPDHIAVGRATLDAAGDAGNRWIFTEQLTDGLQPWGDVRQVWAAGSPQAGHAADITDTFDRGVASLEAHRAYIDGLGWENFDPAEMLEGQSRPAGSRLGVTHATTFEVHSRTWGD
- a CDS encoding thioesterase family protein, which codes for MTDEAFYVPVGDDEFEATRATESPWDRSQQHGGPPSALLARAMERTGDDDAMAISRITVDLLGPVPRGPVRTTVEVVRPGRRVEMLRAELWAGDRVAASATAWRIRRTSGSTAPLARAEPVPARPEVASTSFAPGFPDDWGYGHAVEWRYVSGGPDAPGPAVVWTRVRVPLVAGETISPLQRLLVVVADSTNGLSGGLPIDEWWFIPPTLTVTLQGELAGEWMLLDARTTFGPDGLGLAEGRISDDHGLVGLAAQPLLVARR
- a CDS encoding sigma factor, coding for MSSTTHYVHRILELPVLDREREVELSRAARAGDAAAREQLIVSGLRLVAMRARLLGFTGDALGDAIQCGTVGLIAAVDRFDPDRGVRLGTYAWWWIGDAMRAAVPVVEPELPRDLAGTTTPASALDGIDVPEVLRLRYRIGELPGPPRARHEVSQLLGISVHQVRVLETRAMHRLRRGLARVVHRAPGSGADPL
- the dnaG gene encoding DNA primase, yielding MALIKDEDIQLVRERARIDEVVEQYVTLRNAGGGARKGLCPFHDEKTPSFNVRPAQGFYHCFGCGAGGDSIKFLMEIEGLPFAEAVERLAGRYGIQVRYEEDGQRSGPRRDPRQRQRLLEAHRMAGEFYAAALTTSAEAQPGRQLVTDRGFTSAHAETFGMGWAPRSGTALTAHLTGRGFTEEELLVGGLARRSSRGMFDVFQGRLLWPIREMTGEIIGFGARRMFEDDFMSGKYVNTSETPIYKKSQVLYGIDLARRQISGSSQAVVVEGYTDVMACHVAGVTTAIATCGTAFGEGHTRILRRIMLDHDAFRGEVIFTFDGDEAGQRAAVKAFEGDQEFAGQTYVAIEPRGMDPCDLRMADGDPAVRELIASRVPLYRFVLDSILERYDLDRGDQRVDAVREAVGLVVAIRDHAKVEAFLREIAGRVGVEVDQVRTEHRRSAASGARPAARPAPRRSSVDAPDDTPVPAVPAGPPFGAPEFTDEREALKAIAQYPHLVGSVADDLGENDFTHPVARRLWAALAAEPWPTAEDASWIPKVAESLDEDLRPILAVAAVEPLRARETSTAAMVAVSVFRLQALTLGRQVADLKSKLQRTNPVDEAESYNRMFGELIALEQQHRVLRDRAVDGTVAD
- a CDS encoding deoxyguanosinetriphosphate triphosphohydrolase, coding for MTTSYGAEARARYVAEPPKRAGRTAFERDRGRIVHSSALRRLSAKTQVMGAGFDDFVRNRLTHSLEVAQVARELGASLGCDPDVVDSAALAHDLGHPPFGHNGEVALDAVAAACGGFEGNAQTLRLLTRLEAKTITAGGVGVGLNLTRATLAACVKYPWERGAAPDGSGKFGVYADDRPIFDWVVAGAPAPRRPVEAQVMDLADDIAYSVHDVEDGVVGGWFDLLDVDGPAVLGVARDWYDPSLPDDRFSAAWDRLQRLPEWPTRPLGAGRESMAALKGLTSALIGRFATAAHAATVERWGRGPLVRYEADLEVPDATRDEITVLKSVAAHYVMRATDRAEDLRAQRDLLAGLVAALAAREGRDLEPDLAQDFARATDDAARLRVVIDQVASLTDLSAPVWAERLRL
- the mutM gene encoding bifunctional DNA-formamidopyrimidine glycosylase/DNA-(apurinic or apyrimidinic site) lyase, which gives rise to MPELPEVEVVRLGLVDHVVGRTVSDVRVLDARSLRRHLPGPVDFADRLRGRTVVDACRRGKYLWLPLDDGSALTAHLGMSGQMLIGTEQTPDPRHLRVGLDLDDGTRLHFVDQRIFGGLAVSDQVSDGVPAAMAHIARDPLDPAFDAEEFSARLRRRQTGVKRALLDQTLVSGIGNIYADEALWRVPLHYARNTRHLRRAEIDALVEHVTDVMRAALEQGGTSFDALYVNVNGQSGYFDRSLHAYGREGEPCDRCTTPMRRSPFMNRSSFWCPACQPRPRQGRW